A window of the Xenopus laevis strain J_2021 chromosome 9_10L, Xenopus_laevis_v10.1, whole genome shotgun sequence genome harbors these coding sequences:
- the LOC121398184 gene encoding traf2 and NCK-interacting protein kinase-like: MPFCAPWRRPQAESSTLSEIYKPPDGRLTKDVLLGVGGTGDVYKGRHHHRGVVAVKIANISRDEESVCRELKFLQQFGGHNNIASYYGAYYRAPLTECSSELLEIVLEYCGGGSLHNLIHKTNGQSLKETWIGYVCKEVLKGLHHIHKNRAVHRDIKSLNIMLTETAKVKIIDFGNSWNLDPQTGLCHEADGTAHWMAPEAIRQKGQRLAYDTKCDIWSLGITAIEMAEGKPPYADIYPVEQLIREAQPPKLQSDRWSQRFVSFLDSCLKKDPSERGSAEELLQHPFITQLTPKKIIRAEIGEHLRTLQNRPAKKGLKGVALWTLKLRRACDFCTQTSAEQEAALQVALEGFSCY, from the exons ATGCCTTTCTGCGCCCCCTGGAGGAGG ccACAGGCCGAATCCAGTACCCTCTCTGAGATTTATAAG cctcctgACGGTCGGCTGACCAAGGATGTGCTTCTTGGAGTGGGCGGCACCGGAGACGTCTACAAG ggTCGTCACCATCATAGAGGCGTGGTAGCGGTGAAGATCGCCAACATCAgccga gatgaagagtcagtctgcagggagctgaagtttctccagcagTTCGGCGGCCACAATAACATCGCCTCTTACTATGGAGCCTACTACAGGGCTCCACTCACGGAGTGCTCATCGGAGCTCTTGGaa ATTGTTCTCGAGTACTGTGGTGGAGGCTCTCTCCATAACCTCATCCACAAGACCAatggccaatccctgaaggagacctggatcggctatgtctgcaaggaggttttaaag GGGCTGCACCACATCCACAAGAACCGGGCCGTTCATAGAGACATCAAGAGCCtgaacatcatgctcacagagacggccaaagtcaagatca tcgactttggaaacAGCTGGAACCTGGACCCGCAGACAGGATTGTGCCATGAAGCAGACGGGACTGCACATTGGATGGCACCCGAGGCCATAAGGCAGAAGGGCCAGCGCCTGGCGTacgacaccaaa tgtgacatctggtcgctgggGATAACCGCCATCGAAATGGCCGAAGGAAAACCAC CATATGCAGATATATACCCTGTGGAGCAGCTGATTAGAGAAGCCCAACCACCGAAGCTTCAATCAGACAGATG gTCACAACGTTTTGTGTCCTTCTTGGATTCCTGTCTGAAGAAGGATCCTTCAGAGAGAGGGAGTGCTgaagaactcctgcagcacccattcaTCACCCAACTGACACCTAAGAAGATCATCAGGGCTGAGATTGGAGAACATCTCCGGACTCTGCAGAACCGGCCGGCCAAGAAAG GACTGAAGGGAGTAGCTCTGTGGACCCTGAAGCTGCGGCGTGCTTGTGACTTCTGCACACAGACATCggcagaacaagaagcagctctgcaagTGGCCCTGGAGGGCTTCTCCTGTTATTGA